The following are encoded together in the Parabacteroides chongii genome:
- a CDS encoding DMT family transporter: MSFDWKGHASMFGANAMWGLLSPISKVILAGGAITPLVVTDLRIGGAMVLFWITSFFKKPEHVNHKDLMTLFFASLFAITFNQGCFIFGVSLTSPGDASIITTSMPLWAMVLAALFLKEPITGKKVLGIAFGAGGALLLILGNGQDVQISSTVNNTAIWGDLLVLFAQLCYAFYIVFYKNFVNKYSLTTIMKWMFTYSFICLLPFSTNDLMNAQWGDLHLREIGGLVFIVVGATFISYMFIVIGQKRLRPTVAGMYNYIQPIVACAVAVYLGMDSFNAIKIMAVILIFSGVYMVTSSRSRMDLEKYGNCSNK, from the coding sequence ATGAGCTTTGATTGGAAAGGTCATGCCTCTATGTTTGGGGCAAATGCAATGTGGGGACTATTGTCTCCTATTTCTAAAGTAATTCTCGCTGGAGGGGCTATCACTCCATTGGTTGTAACTGATTTGCGCATTGGCGGGGCAATGGTTTTGTTTTGGATTACTTCGTTTTTTAAAAAGCCTGAACATGTCAACCATAAAGATTTGATGACATTATTTTTTGCTTCACTTTTTGCCATAACATTCAATCAGGGATGCTTCATATTCGGAGTAAGCTTGACATCTCCGGGAGATGCTTCTATTATTACAACAAGTATGCCACTTTGGGCAATGGTATTGGCTGCATTATTTTTAAAAGAACCTATAACCGGGAAAAAAGTATTAGGAATAGCGTTCGGTGCAGGGGGTGCTTTATTACTCATTTTAGGCAATGGACAGGACGTGCAAATATCATCTACTGTTAATAATACCGCTATATGGGGGGACTTGTTAGTGCTGTTTGCTCAATTATGTTATGCGTTTTACATTGTTTTCTATAAGAATTTTGTAAACAAATACTCCTTGACGACCATTATGAAATGGATGTTTACTTATTCCTTTATCTGCTTATTACCTTTTTCAACGAATGATTTGATGAATGCACAATGGGGTGATTTACATTTAAGAGAAATCGGAGGATTGGTGTTTATTGTCGTAGGAGCGACTTTTATCAGTTATATGTTCATTGTTATTGGACAGAAAAGACTTCGTCCTACTGTGGCTGGAATGTACAATTACATTCAACCGATTGTTGCGTGTGCTGTCGCTGTATATTTGGGAATGGATTCTTTTAATGCAATAAAAATAATGGCAGTAATTCTCATTTTTAGTGGTGTGTATATGGTCACTTCCAGCCGTAGTCGAATGGATTTAGAGAAATACGGAAACTGTTCAAATAAATAA
- a CDS encoding DoxX family protein, translating to MKHLINYLVSRDSFSGNFYSFVILNFRSFCGLTMLPYGYGKIVNYDRYAADFFGNPIGIGDIPSLWLTIFAQTICPIMLLVGFQTRLAASVLAFNMLIAVKFHFFDSFNIKVLPALFLGLYLIQLLLGAGKYSLDYFLFSKRKIRISKNETKGILLYLVICGISWFVLANYFTGLVSVCLIVLAIALYLLSLYYIKDDEL from the coding sequence ATGAAGCATCTTATAAATTATTTAGTGAGTAGAGATTCCTTTTCAGGGAATTTCTACTCTTTCGTCATTCTTAATTTCCGTAGCTTTTGCGGATTGACGATGTTACCTTATGGATATGGGAAGATTGTCAATTATGACAGATATGCCGCAGATTTTTTCGGTAACCCTATCGGTATCGGTGATATTCCGTCTCTGTGGCTGACTATCTTTGCCCAAACCATTTGTCCAATAATGCTTCTAGTTGGATTTCAGACCAGATTGGCTGCAAGTGTTTTAGCATTTAACATGTTGATTGCGGTCAAGTTTCACTTCTTCGACTCATTCAATATTAAGGTATTACCTGCTCTATTTTTAGGCTTATACCTTATCCAGCTGCTATTAGGAGCTGGCAAGTATTCATTGGATTATTTTCTTTTTTCCAAAAGAAAAATTAGAATTAGCAAAAACGAAACAAAGGGGATACTTCTCTATCTCGTAATCTGTGGAATTAGTTGGTTCGTATTGGCTAATTATTTTACAGGATTAGTTTCAGTTTGCCTGATTGTGTTAGCAATAGCATTATACTTACTTAGTTTATATTACATAAAAGACGATGAGCTTTGA
- a CDS encoding glucose 1-dehydrogenase, whose amino-acid sequence MKKIISLGMILILMLFAGQAFAQSARLNNKIALVTGAASGNGKAIATLFAQEKAKVVLVDINKVTLDEAVTSLSKQGYDVMGVEADVTKEADIQKMVDAALSKYGRLDILVNNAGIFDELIPVGEVSDDLWYKVMETNLNAPMRGIRKVIPIFEKQGGGVIVNTASIAGFTGARGGGAAYVASKHALIGLTKNVAFNYKEKNIRCNAVAPGRVETNLRINSEKLAGSKTARDQSIGKWKDIEDKITEGYITNMRKCTPDEIAKVALFLASDEASFVNGSIFVADGGWTSY is encoded by the coding sequence ATGAAAAAAATTATTTCTCTAGGAATGATTCTCATTCTCATGTTATTTGCAGGACAAGCATTCGCACAGAGTGCCAGGTTAAACAATAAAATAGCTTTGGTTACGGGAGCGGCATCTGGCAATGGAAAAGCTATCGCCACCTTGTTTGCCCAAGAAAAAGCTAAAGTCGTCCTGGTTGACATCAATAAAGTTACTTTGGATGAAGCCGTAACCTCACTGTCCAAGCAGGGATATGATGTAATGGGCGTAGAAGCGGATGTAACCAAAGAAGCCGACATTCAAAAAATGGTGGATGCTGCTTTATCCAAATATGGACGTCTGGACATACTGGTGAATAATGCAGGCATTTTTGACGAGCTGATACCGGTCGGTGAAGTCAGTGACGACTTATGGTACAAAGTAATGGAAACCAACCTGAATGCACCGATGCGAGGTATTCGTAAAGTGATTCCCATTTTTGAGAAACAGGGCGGTGGGGTCATTGTCAATACAGCTTCCATTGCCGGATTTACTGGAGCACGTGGTGGTGGAGCAGCCTATGTAGCTTCCAAACATGCTTTAATCGGATTGACCAAAAATGTGGCGTTCAACTATAAGGAAAAGAATATCCGTTGTAATGCTGTTGCCCCCGGTAGAGTAGAAACCAATCTGCGCATCAACAGTGAAAAGCTGGCCGGATCCAAAACAGCACGCGACCAGTCTATTGGAAAATGGAAAGACATTGAAGATAAGATTACAGAAGGTTACATCACGAACATGAGGAAATGTACCCCGGACGAGATAGCCAAGGTTGCTCTCTTTCTTGCTTCTGATGAAGCTTCATTCGTAAATGGCAGTATATTCGTGGCCGATGGCGGTTGGACATCATATTGA
- a CDS encoding glucose 1-dehydrogenase gives MRLKGKTALVTGAASGNGKAIATLFAQEGAKVILADINKEGVEQVTADLQQKGCEVLSVVIDVTKESDIERMVSTAISAFGRLDILINNTGIFDMLVPIADTDDALWEKVLSINLTAPMRAIRYTIPIFKEQGGGVIVNTASIAGLTGARGGGAAYVASKHGLVGLTKHVAFCYKEWNIRCNAVAPGRVDTNIRDNSKKALQTSSKDGCLSEDMAKITEKIAMGYATNQRKAAPEEIAKVALFLASDEASFVNGSILVADGAWTAY, from the coding sequence ATGAGACTAAAAGGCAAAACAGCACTAGTTACAGGTGCAGCATCGGGCAATGGTAAGGCAATAGCTACTTTATTCGCTCAGGAAGGTGCAAAAGTCATCCTTGCTGACATCAATAAAGAAGGCGTGGAACAAGTTACTGCGGATTTGCAGCAGAAAGGCTGCGAGGTGTTGTCGGTGGTCATTGACGTAACCAAAGAATCGGATATTGAGCGGATGGTATCAACAGCTATTTCCGCTTTTGGGAGATTGGATATTCTGATTAACAATACTGGTATTTTTGATATGTTGGTTCCTATTGCCGATACGGATGATGCACTTTGGGAGAAAGTATTATCTATAAACCTGACAGCTCCCATGCGAGCCATACGTTATACGATTCCCATATTCAAGGAACAAGGTGGTGGAGTAATCGTCAACACAGCATCCATAGCAGGATTGACGGGTGCAAGAGGTGGCGGAGCTGCCTATGTCGCCTCGAAACATGGCTTGGTAGGATTGACCAAACACGTGGCCTTTTGCTACAAGGAATGGAATATCCGGTGCAATGCCGTGGCTCCGGGACGTGTAGATACCAACATACGGGATAATAGCAAAAAAGCACTTCAAACATCCAGTAAAGATGGATGCTTATCCGAAGACATGGCTAAGATTACGGAAAAAATTGCAATGGGATATGCCACCAATCAGCGTAAGGCTGCTCCAGAAGAAATTGCAAAAGTTGCTCTGTTTCTGGCTTCTGATGAAGCATCATTTGTAAACGGTAGCATTCTTGTTGCCGATGGTGCTTGGACAGCTTATTGA
- a CDS encoding helix-turn-helix domain-containing protein — protein MWKENLYQPVEVLIRNHEIFPIAEHQHSFFEMVYVHEGTGRFYVKESDCKVEEVIYHAHSLFLIPPETTHCFAIDTHSEYVFIRFVLHYVEDYIGKYLAEIFRDSSRQAEISLNKSDENMASQLFDFIRKEEDNRQMGTNYLQQQWLNSILVLVARNIVHEAKDECLSVKYLTINETNPAVYMLQYIQQHIHQPELLRAESLSKIFHLSPDYIGIYFKRYYQETLQQYIGRNRLKMVENLLLNSSMTVKEIAYKMGYTDSCYLVKSFQKVYGISPLKYRQEHSQSNNLK, from the coding sequence ATGTGGAAAGAAAATTTATATCAACCCGTTGAAGTCCTGATTCGCAATCATGAAATATTTCCAATTGCCGAACACCAGCATTCATTCTTCGAAATGGTGTATGTGCATGAGGGAACTGGACGATTTTATGTCAAGGAGTCAGATTGTAAGGTTGAGGAAGTTATTTATCATGCCCATTCTTTGTTTCTTATTCCTCCGGAAACCACTCATTGTTTCGCGATAGATACGCATAGTGAATATGTATTTATTCGTTTTGTGCTTCATTATGTGGAAGACTATATAGGGAAATATCTGGCAGAGATATTTCGTGACTCCAGTCGTCAGGCAGAAATCTCTCTAAATAAATCGGATGAAAATATGGCATCCCAGCTTTTTGACTTTATAAGAAAGGAAGAAGACAATAGGCAAATGGGGACAAACTATTTGCAACAGCAGTGGCTTAACAGTATCTTGGTTTTAGTTGCAAGAAATATTGTTCATGAAGCTAAAGATGAGTGCCTGTCTGTCAAATATCTTACTATAAATGAAACCAACCCAGCTGTGTATATGTTGCAGTATATCCAGCAACATATACACCAACCGGAATTGTTGAGGGCGGAAAGCCTTTCCAAAATATTTCATCTTTCGCCTGATTATATCGGAATTTATTTCAAACGATATTATCAAGAAACACTACAACAGTATATTGGACGAAACCGTTTGAAGATGGTAGAAAATTTGTTATTGAACAGTTCCATGACAGTCAAAGAGATAGCTTATAAAATGGGGTATACTGATTCTTGTTACCTCGTAAAGTCGTTTCAAAAGGTTTATGGAATTTCACCTTTGAAATATAGGCAAGAACATTCTCAAAGTAATAATTTAAAGTAA
- a CDS encoding PDDEXK nuclease domain-containing protein — protein sequence MNFEALVKHISTIQNTLQAQAAHAVNLALTSRNWLMGCYIVEFEQNGEDRAAYGEQLLKKLEQRLKTKGLNERRFREFRRLYLVYPQLKEPVTQYIASQIQIRHSVCAEFIEPIRRLPSAESAMNIRRMPSAELETAKEWIIPADRLFNKLTYSNLMLISAIDNPVKRAFYEMETIRGCWSYKELERQIASLYYERSGLSKNKEALSALVQQQATLLQPKDVINTPVTLEFLELNERALVTETDLEQAILDNLQHFLLEMGHGFCFEARQKRILIDEDYFFADLVFYHRILKCHVIVELKIDKFRHEYASQLNMYLNYFKAEVMQPDDNPPIGILLCTEKGDTLVKYATAGLDPNIFVQKYMIELPSEEEIKAFIASSNY from the coding sequence ATGAACTTTGAAGCATTAGTAAAACATATCAGCACGATACAGAACACGTTGCAGGCACAAGCCGCACACGCTGTAAACCTTGCCCTTACTTCCCGTAACTGGCTTATGGGGTGCTATATCGTGGAGTTTGAGCAGAACGGAGAAGACCGTGCCGCCTACGGTGAGCAATTGTTGAAAAAACTGGAACAACGACTGAAAACAAAAGGTCTGAATGAACGTAGATTCAGGGAATTTAGACGGTTGTACCTTGTTTATCCACAATTAAAAGAACCTGTTACACAATACATTGCATCACAAATTCAAATTCGGCACTCAGTGTGTGCCGAATTCATAGAACCAATTCGGCGGTTGCCATCCGCCGAATCTGCAATGAACATTCGGCGGATGCCGTCCGCCGAATTGGAAACTGCAAAAGAGTGGATAATTCCGGCAGATAGACTCTTTAATAAACTCACATATTCTAATTTAATGCTCATCTCCGCTATTGACAACCCCGTAAAACGAGCTTTTTATGAAATGGAAACCATTCGTGGCTGTTGGTCATACAAGGAGCTAGAGCGACAAATAGCATCTTTATATTACGAACGTAGCGGACTATCCAAAAACAAAGAAGCCCTCTCCGCTTTAGTCCAGCAACAAGCAACCTTATTACAACCTAAAGATGTTATCAATACCCCTGTTACTTTGGAGTTCTTAGAGTTGAATGAACGTGCATTGGTGACAGAAACTGATTTGGAACAAGCCATTCTTGACAACCTGCAACACTTCCTGTTAGAAATGGGACATGGCTTCTGTTTTGAAGCCCGGCAAAAACGTATCTTGATAGACGAGGATTATTTCTTTGCCGACCTTGTGTTCTATCATCGTATTTTGAAATGCCATGTTATTGTAGAATTGAAGATAGATAAGTTCCGCCATGAGTATGCTTCGCAACTGAATATGTATCTGAACTATTTTAAAGCGGAAGTGATGCAGCCGGATGATAACCCACCTATCGGCATTTTGCTCTGTACCGAAAAAGGAGATACATTGGTAAAGTATGCCACTGCCGGATTAGACCCGAATATCTTCGTACAAAAGTACATGATAGAACTCCCAAGCGAGGAAGAAATAAAAGCATTCATTGCTTCCTCAAATTACTAA
- a CDS encoding site-specific integrase has product MAKLENKTKENPKLEQNKLSDGRISLYLEYYLGREEKPVLDENGNQVYYDSGKMQGKPKFAVKHNRRKENLSLYLIDKPRTPAERQQNKETLELATKIRAEREQEFKESMLGYRLKKDRTVNFLDYFQAYINSYTKKDIRMVQIALSRFKDFLKEQYPMNEFSIKPELITKEMMEQFVAYLQSRSVGEGAKSIYQRFKKVIRYAIDHDVMLKDPCKSVTCKVDSQMLRKDVLSPEEIQKLAACHYDNENPNVRRAFIFCLYCGLRFCDVKDLTYKNVDYANRLLKFEQSKTKGHSASSGVVIPLNDGLLSIIGEAPADKNCLIFDLPTYESCCKSVKRWVKRAGIDKHISWHCARHSFAVNILNNGANIKTVASLLGHSGLKHTEKYTRAVDKLKEEAINSLPKLKF; this is encoded by the coding sequence ATGGCAAAGTTAGAAAATAAAACGAAAGAAAACCCCAAGTTAGAGCAAAATAAGCTCTCGGATGGTAGAATTAGCCTTTACTTAGAGTATTATTTAGGTAGAGAGGAAAAGCCCGTATTAGATGAAAACGGCAATCAAGTGTACTATGATAGTGGAAAGATGCAAGGTAAGCCCAAGTTTGCAGTAAAGCACAACAGGCGAAAAGAAAACCTTAGTCTGTATCTGATAGACAAACCCCGTACTCCTGCGGAACGTCAGCAGAACAAAGAAACGTTGGAACTTGCTACAAAGATACGTGCAGAGCGTGAACAGGAATTTAAAGAAAGCATGTTGGGCTATCGGTTAAAAAAAGATAGAACGGTCAATTTCTTAGACTATTTCCAAGCCTATATCAACAGTTATACCAAGAAAGATATTCGCATGGTACAAATTGCGCTTAGCCGTTTTAAGGACTTCTTAAAAGAGCAATACCCCATGAATGAGTTTAGTATCAAACCGGAACTTATCACCAAAGAAATGATGGAGCAGTTTGTAGCCTATCTGCAATCCCGAAGTGTAGGTGAGGGTGCTAAAAGCATTTACCAGCGTTTCAAGAAAGTTATTCGATATGCGATTGACCACGATGTAATGTTGAAAGACCCATGCAAAAGTGTTACCTGCAAAGTGGATAGCCAAATGCTTCGGAAAGATGTTCTCTCTCCCGAAGAAATCCAAAAGTTGGCGGCTTGCCATTATGACAACGAGAACCCGAATGTCAGACGTGCTTTTATCTTCTGCTTATACTGCGGTCTGCGCTTCTGTGATGTAAAAGACCTTACCTATAAAAATGTGGATTACGCTAACCGGTTATTGAAATTTGAGCAAAGCAAGACAAAGGGACATTCTGCCAGTAGTGGTGTGGTTATTCCTCTGAATGACGGTCTATTGTCTATCATTGGTGAAGCTCCGGCAGATAAAAACTGTTTAATATTCGATTTGCCTACTTACGAAAGCTGCTGTAAGTCAGTAAAGCGTTGGGTAAAAAGAGCCGGAATAGACAAACATATAAGCTGGCATTGCGCCCGACATTCGTTTGCCGTGAACATTCTGAATAATGGGGCAAATATCAAAACCGTAGCCAGCCTTTTAGGTCATAGCGGATTGAAGCATACGGAGAAGTACACCCGTGCGGTGGATAAATTGAAAGAGGAAGCAATAAACAGCTTGCCCAAACTAAAGTTTTAA
- a CDS encoding quinoprotein amine dehydrogenase codes for MKLKIYILLFLYGIITVQCSKDDIDPNDGNNADATDQYDSYWYYSYKAQLVLTGESLKLTDAFSPYTIAHFGDTLFIANSADNSLLLIDSETTRVMRTLRSWTFNGQEKSFNSPIEAIVPVGNRLYVAERQSRIHVFKLPGFQYIACIGNGNYNGPVFQAQAMDVADGLIFARDKDGSVSIYQEASVTSQNSGKIDRYRKAAGIGTHNNSFAPHKMLADEDGYLLLTDYEGRKIRLLNPSLVNDEMENGSSIDMAKLSLDLDFKPKSLIKTENHLYITGDNNAINIYDRKEHKWNNKLTSVNGYTFSQPTCICAQNDSVFWISDTHNSKQALIKINVYRGEIREE; via the coding sequence ATGAAATTAAAGATATATATCCTATTATTTTTATACGGAATAATAACTGTTCAATGCAGCAAAGACGATATAGATCCGAATGACGGTAACAACGCGGATGCAACAGATCAGTATGACAGCTACTGGTATTATTCCTACAAGGCCCAATTGGTACTTACTGGTGAAAGCCTCAAACTCACAGATGCCTTTAGCCCCTATACCATCGCCCACTTCGGAGATACGCTCTTTATAGCCAACTCTGCCGATAACAGCCTGTTATTGATTGACTCCGAAACAACCCGGGTGATGCGCACCTTACGCTCTTGGACTTTTAACGGCCAGGAGAAAAGTTTCAACAGTCCGATTGAGGCTATTGTTCCCGTAGGCAATCGGCTGTATGTAGCCGAACGACAGTCACGTATTCATGTATTCAAACTTCCGGGATTTCAGTACATTGCCTGCATAGGTAACGGAAATTATAACGGTCCTGTGTTTCAAGCACAGGCTATGGATGTGGCAGACGGCTTGATTTTTGCACGTGACAAAGACGGCAGTGTCAGTATCTATCAGGAAGCATCGGTCACTTCGCAAAACTCAGGGAAAATAGACCGCTATCGGAAAGCAGCCGGAATAGGAACGCATAACAACAGTTTCGCTCCCCACAAAATGCTTGCCGATGAAGATGGCTATCTGCTACTAACAGACTATGAAGGTCGGAAAATCAGACTATTAAATCCGTCTTTGGTCAATGATGAAATGGAGAACGGAAGTTCCATTGACATGGCAAAACTAAGCCTTGACCTGGACTTCAAACCGAAATCATTGATAAAGACTGAAAACCATTTGTATATAACCGGTGACAACAATGCCATCAACATCTACGACCGAAAGGAACACAAATGGAACAACAAACTAACAAGCGTCAACGGTTACACCTTCAGCCAACCTACTTGTATCTGTGCACAAAATGACTCCGTCTTTTGGATATCAGATACGCATAACTCCAAACAGGCACTGATTAAGATTAATGTATATAGAGGGGAGATCAGAGAAGAATAA
- a CDS encoding sensor histidine kinase: MLNHRLHRSIVIGITGIVLFSVAGAWLLVSQTSLFFAFVCGCMVVALAIMLARKMEKTDRQLESFFSAIKNNDFNAHFTQKKGDKFLNNLFREMNRIITQFENNHTELEERRFYYESIIRVLTHEIRNSITPIASLSADLIKYSDEYGKAGMLDGLQTIHQQAQQLNTFLNAYHRLTHLPDPVKTKVNISTLFDKLSRLLKSEPGCENVRYTSSPHIEILLDPNLITLALINLIRNALQTTANNPNPEIKVEAIQTSGSFFLQVTDNGEGIPDNRLDDIFTPFYSTKKEGSGIGLPLSRRIMQLHGGELLVNVDPGEKTVFRMIFPNHLQTSFS, from the coding sequence ATGCTGAATCACAGACTACACCGAAGCATCGTCATCGGGATAACAGGTATCGTGTTATTCTCGGTTGCGGGAGCGTGGCTTTTAGTTAGCCAAACTTCGCTCTTTTTTGCTTTTGTTTGCGGTTGTATGGTCGTGGCGTTGGCGATTATGTTGGCAAGGAAGATGGAGAAGACCGACCGCCAGCTGGAAAGTTTCTTCAGCGCGATCAAGAACAACGATTTCAACGCACATTTTACACAAAAGAAAGGAGATAAGTTTCTGAATAACCTGTTTCGGGAAATGAACCGAATCATCACACAATTCGAGAACAATCATACCGAACTGGAAGAACGTCGTTTCTATTACGAAAGTATCATCCGCGTATTGACACATGAAATCAGAAACTCCATCACCCCGATCGCTTCCCTATCTGCCGACCTCATCAAATACAGTGATGAGTACGGGAAAGCCGGAATGCTAGACGGCCTGCAAACCATTCACCAGCAGGCACAGCAACTGAATACGTTCCTAAACGCCTATCACCGGCTGACACATCTGCCCGACCCGGTCAAGACGAAAGTAAACATCAGCACCTTGTTCGATAAGCTAAGCCGGTTACTCAAATCAGAACCTGGATGCGAAAACGTTCGTTACACCTCATCCCCTCATATCGAAATTCTGCTTGACCCTAATCTCATCACATTGGCTCTAATTAACTTGATCCGCAATGCTTTACAGACTACGGCTAACAATCCGAATCCCGAAATAAAAGTCGAAGCTATCCAGACATCCGGCTCCTTCTTCCTGCAAGTAACCGACAACGGAGAAGGCATCCCCGACAACCGGCTGGATGATATATTCACCCCCTTCTATTCCACCAAGAAAGAAGGAAGCGGCATCGGCCTGCCCTTATCCCGCCGCATCATGCAGCTTCATGGGGGAGAGTTGCTTGTTAATGTAGACCCAGGTGAAAAGACTGTATTTCGTATGATATTCCCAAATCATTTACAGACTAGCTTTTCGTAA
- a CDS encoding class I SAM-dependent methyltransferase has protein sequence MQERHIDRKRYFEEQAQTSEKYYLPYVKNVLGNLPTRVLEVGCGEGGNLLPFAERGCETVGVDIAALRIEQAHAFFAEKKQKGMFVASDIFQLKELAGRFPLILIHDVIEHIGEKSRFLSDMKCYLSTGGVIFVAFPAWQMPFGGHQQIARGKVISHLPFLHLLPVPIYQWILKQNGEEKGTIEELLSIKKTRCTIEMFRTVARQAGYQIVDQQLYLVNPHYEIKFGLSPRKLWKVIASIPYIRNFFSTSCFYVLRKASL, from the coding sequence ATGCAAGAACGACATATTGACCGTAAACGTTATTTTGAGGAACAAGCACAGACTTCTGAGAAATACTATCTTCCGTATGTAAAGAATGTTTTAGGAAATCTTCCGACACGGGTATTGGAAGTCGGCTGTGGGGAAGGTGGGAACTTGCTCCCTTTTGCCGAACGGGGCTGTGAAACAGTCGGAGTAGATATTGCAGCTTTGCGGATAGAGCAGGCACATGCTTTCTTTGCCGAAAAGAAACAGAAAGGAATGTTTGTCGCTTCTGATATTTTTCAGTTGAAAGAACTGGCAGGACGCTTCCCTCTGATTCTTATACATGATGTGATTGAGCATATCGGAGAAAAGTCTCGTTTTCTGTCTGATATGAAATGTTATTTAAGTACCGGCGGAGTCATTTTTGTCGCTTTCCCCGCCTGGCAGATGCCATTTGGAGGACATCAGCAGATTGCTCGGGGGAAAGTTATATCTCATCTGCCTTTCCTGCATTTGCTTCCTGTCCCTATTTATCAATGGATATTGAAACAGAACGGAGAGGAAAAAGGCACAATTGAAGAATTATTGAGTATTAAGAAGACGAGGTGTACTATTGAGATGTTTCGGACAGTTGCGAGACAGGCCGGTTATCAGATTGTTGACCAGCAACTGTATTTGGTTAATCCGCATTATGAGATTAAGTTCGGATTATCTCCCCGGAAATTGTGGAAAGTGATTGCCTCTATCCCGTATATAAGGAATTTCTTCAGTACAAGTTGCTTTTATGTATTACGAAAAGCTAGTCTGTAA